In a genomic window of Occallatibacter riparius:
- a CDS encoding M24 family metallopeptidase, with protein sequence MNLEAMQTALSDAGLDGWLFYDHHHRDPIGERILGLDPKAHITRRYYYFVPAAGVPRKLVHRIEQGRLDSLPGSKGLYSSWQELHSGLEAMLKNSRRIAMQYSPNNDIMYVSMADAGTVEFLRGLGKEIVTSADLVSEFEAVLTADQIASHTVAQKAIDAILEEGWKKIARSLRPSSGTPSRFTEFDMVEWLSNAMRNEGLVWENGPNVSVDQNASDSHYEPTADHCSEIKEGDFVLIDIWGKPDKPGSVFYDITWTGVVGREPSAREQTVFETVRNARDAAIEKVTAAFAAGQPIRGFEADDAARAVIREAGFGEWFTHRTGHNIAEEIHGPGAHLDNLETHDERLLLPNTCFSVEPGIYLPEFGVRSEINMMTSTGKAWVTGKIQRELVRI encoded by the coding sequence ACCACCGGGACCCCATCGGCGAACGCATACTGGGCCTCGACCCGAAGGCGCACATCACACGGCGCTACTACTACTTCGTCCCCGCCGCGGGCGTCCCCCGGAAGCTGGTGCACCGCATCGAGCAGGGCCGCCTTGATAGCCTCCCCGGCTCGAAAGGCCTGTACTCGAGCTGGCAGGAGCTGCACTCGGGGCTCGAGGCCATGCTCAAGAATTCGCGCCGCATCGCCATGCAGTACTCGCCCAACAACGACATTATGTATGTCTCAATGGCGGACGCGGGAACGGTGGAGTTTCTGCGCGGCCTGGGCAAGGAGATCGTGACCTCGGCCGATCTCGTCAGCGAGTTCGAAGCCGTTCTCACAGCGGACCAGATCGCCAGTCACACGGTGGCGCAGAAGGCGATCGATGCCATTCTCGAAGAGGGCTGGAAGAAGATAGCGCGCTCTCTGCGCCCATCGAGTGGGACGCCGTCCCGATTCACCGAGTTCGATATGGTGGAATGGCTCTCGAATGCCATGCGGAACGAAGGCCTGGTGTGGGAAAACGGGCCCAACGTCAGCGTCGACCAGAACGCGTCCGACTCCCACTACGAGCCGACCGCCGATCACTGCTCCGAAATCAAGGAAGGCGACTTTGTCCTCATCGACATCTGGGGCAAGCCCGACAAGCCTGGCAGCGTCTTTTACGACATCACCTGGACCGGCGTAGTGGGCCGCGAACCCAGCGCGCGCGAGCAGACTGTCTTCGAAACAGTGCGCAATGCGCGCGATGCAGCCATTGAGAAGGTGACGGCCGCGTTTGCGGCTGGGCAGCCGATCCGCGGCTTCGAGGCCGATGACGCCGCGCGGGCAGTAATCCGCGAAGCAGGGTTCGGCGAGTGGTTCACGCATCGCACCGGGCACAACATCGCCGAGGAGATTCACGGCCCTGGCGCGCATCTCGACAATCTCGAGACGCATGATGAGCGGCTGCTCCTGCCGAATACCTGCTTCAGCGTGGAGCCCGGAATCTATCTGCCGGAGTTCGGCGTGCGCAGCGAAATCAACATGATGACATCAACCGGCAAGGCATGGGTTACGGGCAAAATTCAGCGAGAGCTCGTGAGAATCTAG